Sequence from the Macaca fascicularis isolate 582-1 chromosome 16, T2T-MFA8v1.1 genome:
GTTATGTGAATTGAGCACAACAGTACTTCAACCTAATTAATACCTTCTTTCTCTGCCATTCAACCAGCCTTTTAATTTACATGTTTCTTTGTTGGCCCTTGCCCTCCCTACATACCATTTCACAAATTTATCAATCCAGTGACATCCCTCCCTTAAAGGAAGTCAGTTAAGTTTCCATTGCTACCTACCTCTGTGCATCAAAACTGCAGCTAGATTACTGAGTACCATGTGTAGCTCAGGATGATTTATCTGTCTTGCCAGATCTGATGCCCTTTGCATATAAATATAGGCCTCATCAAAGCGGCCCTGTGCATCCAGGGTAGTAGCCAGGTCACTCATCAGCACAATGGtctatatggaaaagaaaaaagtagtttctttaaaaacatgcCTGCACAGAACTTTAATGTGGAGTGCATCCAACTCTGAATACATAAGATTTCATCTTTCCTAGCATTCCACAAAAGATGAGGGATACCAGCCTTTAACAAATTTGTGGGCATTTGGTAATCACATTGTACAGTGGAGAATGTTAGTTCGACCTTCTGGGAAATACAAATCTGGAAATTAGGAAACAGTACATATTAATCCAACTAATTACCCAATTAGAAACACCaaatgaaaaacaacagcaaGATGCTAtacatatgatctcatttaagGCTGAGCAACTTTGAGAAGCCAGCCTCGTATGGTTTGATTGCCTCTAGAACCCCCCTGTATTATGTTGTTCCTGCTGATAACCCTGAGGctcatcaaaaacaagaaacataCCATCTATTTTAGGAAGATGCCcagtaagttttttttaatttggctaCTGTAACAGGTACACTTCCATACCTACTTCCCCACTGATGCCATGCTTTAAGCCCCCTGACCCTAGTACTTGGAGATCTGAATTCTGTGCTTGCTTGTTTATTATTCCTCACTCTATTAAGGGACTCTTCATAATAAGTCATAAATCTCTTTCATGGAGATAATTCATAGCTCAACCCCCCTTTTCTTCCAAAACATATTACTCACCCTGCCCATGTACCCCAGCCTTGGGACACATTCAGTTAAAATAGTTATGTCTTATATTGGGGGTAGCGAGCATTCACAGACAAAGCAATGCACTCCTTACATCTAAGAACTTATTTGGATGGAGGGGAGACCCAAAGAGATGATTTCGATTGAATGTGTTTAGTGTTCTAACACAGAGCTTTACACGTTACACTTAAATTCTATAATATGCCAAtggtttaaatgtgtttttaatgtgGTCCCTTGTTCCTTCCCTCACCTCCTGCCATTTTAACCGTGGGCTAAGGGAGGCAAGGATATCTGTGTATTAAACTGTTCCCCATAAGCTTCTAATGGGGGTATCTACAGACCCCACTCAAATACTGTGCTGTGTCCATTGAAGCCTGACCAGTCCTGCCTTGTAGAAAGGTTGCTCTGTTGTGCAAACCGTGGATCATGCGAAAAGTTCTGGGCAGACCTAGTAACTGATAACTAGTCCCAAATCCTTTCTGAAACAAGTAGTTGGGGTGAGGGTGCTGGTGGTAAGAAAATAAGTAGACTGGGGAGAAAGGAGGATCTAAGACCATCTGCTGATCCTGTTACCAATGAGTGTGACATTTCACACCCTTCAATTTTGAAACCTTTGTTTTATATTCCCTCTTCTGTGTTTTCCTCCCTTACCTGTGGGTGTCTTTCTCCTTGTATTTCTTCAGAAATCTGCAGAGCTTTTTCATACATCCTTTGTGCCTGTGATGGCTGCTTGGAGAACAGAAGGTAGCGAGCACAGGCGTCTAAGCACATGCCCAAGAGGAGGTGGGTATTGGCTTTCTCTTCcactaagaagaaaagaggaatcaGCAATCTACCCAAATTGTTGTTACCAGGACCCACAAATATGTCAGCAGAATGGGACCCACATGTCACTTAGGGGACAAAGTAGGTGGATTAACATCCAGTTAAACGACCTATTCCAAACTAGCTGGAATCATGGAACTTCACCCCACATTTTAAGTAGATTAAGAGTCCacatattaattaaaatgtggaatgttatttttagtttgaaaCAAATAATATTCAGCAGAAACAAATGAAGATAAACTCAAAGAAGAATGAGTTAACAACAAAAAGTCAAGGCCAATGAAAAATCTGTAAGGTATAAGAAAAACAATGCAGGAAGAAGACAGAGAACACTCAGAATCCTGAAGTGCAAAGTCACAAGCCGAATTTAAAGAATTCAAGGtaaaagccaggcatagtggctcacacctgtaatcccagcactctgggaggccaaggtgggtggatcataaggtcaggagatggagaccatcctggctaacatggtaaaaccccatctctactaaaaatacaaaaaaaaaatttagctgggcgtggtggcaggtgcctgcagtcccagctactcaggaggctgaggcaggaaaatggcgtgaacccaggaggcagagcttgcagtgagccgagatcacaccgctgcactccagtgtgggtgacaagagcgagactctgtctcaaaaaaaaaaaaaaaaaaaattcaaggtaaAATTGAAACAAGCTAAGAAGAAGAATAAAGCTTACAATGACATAGCACCTCTCAACACATTCAAGAATTGACTATACGATGTCTGAAAAAGAACAAGTTTAAAATACCTAATGCCACATAAGAAGAATTGGAGACACAGATCATAACAGTAACCTATATCAACCTGGGTAAGACTTCTAAAAGATGATACAAATAACGCAGAAATGTTCATAAGCAAGATTATATGGAAATTCTGCAAACAACTCAGCAGGAGGTAAATGTTCACATAATAAAAGACTAGAAAAAGAGGTTACCTTAGATAATCTTAGGTAACAAATTAGTAGACACCCAACTGAGTATATTCAGTTGGGTTTATTTGCCAGCAAAGCTGTCGTTCATACCAAACCCTTTCCCTTCCATGTCTTCAGTTTTCAGAAATCTACAATTGGCATACAGAGTTTAAGGAAGACTATGTTACTAAAATGAGACTTTTCTAATACcttcccatttagaaaaaaagtgcAGCTTCCTTCTATCGCTTAcctaattttacataaatatgcTCTTTAAGGCTGGAGCAAatctgattttcaatgtgaaaataaactattaaaagtgttcttggagttatttctaaacagaacacCAGAATCGTCTGAATCATCTATTTCGGAAAAATCggattcatcaaatgaatcttcaACCAACCACTGTTCAAGAATGATGTTAACATCACGCGTAGGCATGCtatgttttctaggatttgacattttcagcgaTCAAGAATTActgtattttgtaaatggaaataccactactaaaaacagaatgctataaatagaatgataTCTTGTTCCCAAAGTTGATATACTAGAGCAATGTGAAAATGATAAAAGCAAGATATTTTGTGgcaacaatttaaaaagatgttcagTGGTATAACTAAAGTACAAGAATAAAGTGACAAGCAATTCTAGCGGAAAATTGTTACCCTTGTTATCACTGAGTAGTGGAGTGGAAGCAAAAGCAGTAAAGCTTTTTAGAGAAAACAATGAGGTACAATTTagctataatattttaaaagtacatgcACATTCTGACTAAAAATGGAAACACTTTTTTGAAAAGCAaccttttctaaaaataaatgtactattactgaacttttagaaaacataaaaccTTTAGCAACTGCCAAGAGAAAATTTCAAAGTTCCCCCAGAGTTCCTTTGCTAGTAATTTACTTAAACACAGTTCTTcgaaacattaaaataaaaattgctaaaagttaggcaagaaaaaaatcaagtactTTAATAACAACTGAGAAATATATTGGAATCATTTATATAGAGCCCCCAAAGGATCATTTGAAACTGAGGCATATTTACTTCTTCAAACATAAATGATTCTCTTTCATAAATAACTTCTGATCACAGAAAAAGATACGCTACTATACTCAGTCCATGAGGTAAATAGGATTCACTATAGAATTTTTTACTCAAAATATTACCAAATGGAATAATAATCAGATGTATTAAGGAGATGACCAAACAGCATTTATTccaggaataaaagaatggctcaGTATATCAAACTAggtttatataaatatagattaaAGGGAATTTGATAAAGTACTGCGGCAATTATATGCATTTATAACAATAGCAAAAGAGCATCTCTAATTTAGGGAAACTTGAGCATAGGCCTCTTAACTCTCCCCTACCCCCTCACCATCAACAGCAATATAGGAAAGTCTACGAGGGTCTTTGAAACTAGAGATATTTATGGACCAAATTCCAAGAATATCCTGAAATTTCTGCTAAACTAAATCACTTGTTAATCAACTGATTAGCACTTCCTAAGTAGTGTTAATGGTTTTAGTAGAGGGAATAAAGGAGAATCTAACAACGCTATTGATGAAACTCATCTGCTTCAAACACCTAGAAATCTTAGATAAACTGTAACACACATCCTTTCCATGCAGAGCTGAGCTCCCAAGAGAAGGAAATCCCAAGTGCCAGAAATTAGGAGTAAGCTAAAACCCAAAGTGGAGAGTCTGTGAGTTGACACAGCAAAAGCCTGGTTTTTGTTGTAGCTTGAGCGTTTCTGTAATCCAGGAATTCAAGCTGTTGATGTGTACTAAACAGAACTAGATCCGAAGCCAATGCATAAAACCAGGATTACCATTAGGACCACAACCCCAGGAAAAGAATGTATGTGAAAAGAATTGCACCACTCCAACCTACACCTCCCCTAACCCCCTGACCACAGGCACAGGGAGACAACAAGGAGCTCTGAATGGCCAAGTCTGGAATCTAGATGAGAAAAATGACTACCCTGTAAATTTGATGTCTAAATTTATAACATCCACTTCGGCCAGGAGCTGAGTGCCTGGAAGACACAAAACTATTCTGGAATCTCACTGTATAGCTAAAACCTTGCTGAAGATGAATGTATAATCCAAATAAATGAGAATCAGCAGACAGTAAGAAAGCAGGCCTCATCCcccaaaattttataaaatcagaCAACTCCAGTAGTTCTTACTTCCAGTAAGTCAAGCATACGCCACCTGAGTCTTGTACCTGTAATTGCCCTTTGCCTGTAATTTTCTTCCCTCACAAATAGCCACTTGCCTATTCTCTCCCATTCACCAGGTTTCATACTAACAAGGCCTTCCCGACCCCCTCTATAAGACAGCATACTTCCCCAATGTATTCCTGCTATACATATTCCTTCATAAATATCTACATAGCACTCTGGACACACCAACTTACTGGATAGTGCTTACTATGCGTCTTTCCCCCACCAGAAATGTAGCTCCATGAGGcagtgacttttttgttttttcttttttgagacgaagtctcactctgtcgcccaggctggagtgcagtggcacaatctccgctcactgtgacctccgcctccctggttcaggtgattcttctgcctcagcctcccgagtagctgggactacaggtgcaccaccacgcccagctaattttttttttttttttgtatttgtagtagagacgggatttcacaatattggccaggctagtcttgaactcttgacctcttgatccgcctgtctcagccacccaaagtgctgggattacaggcgtgagccactgcacccagccaactgtgttttatttatatcCGTATCTCAGAACCTAGCAGCATATCTAGCATGTAATGGGCATTCAGTATTTCTGACtgaattgttgaatgaatgaacaaatagaaGGATTTACAaaagggctaggcatggtggctcacacccacaagcctgtactttgggaggccgaggcaggaggaccacttcagcccaggaggtcgagaccagcctgggcaacatagcaaaacctcatctctaccctccccaacccccccaaaaaatatatacactccccaaaaaatacatatatataagtcagacatggtggcacgtgcctgtagtccttattcttctggaggctgaggtgggaggatcacttggtaTCAGGAGTttaaagttgcagtgagctgtgatcatgtcactgcactcactccagcctggccaaaggaagaccttgtctcttgtgggggaaaaaaataaggtACCGAATTAAATAGCGAGAAATTATAATGAAACTAAACATTAGTTATAATTACAGATTTAAACATTAGCACCCCACGAATTTATGAAAACCCAATATAGAGATGTCATTACAAATCAAGATATAACAAGCACAAACTATGAAGATAAATATCGATTCTGTTAATATCCAAAGTTTTAATCTATGTCAAATGCCCTAAtgtgaaaagacaagctacaaaGAGATAAGTaacctacaaaaatataaaatgatcgaatacataaggaactcttACAGATTgttaagaaaaagacaacccctcaaaaaaataggcaaaggatatgaataattTTCAGAGCACATAATCTAATAGCCAATAAATACAATAATCAGAAACATAGTGAAGCCACAATGAAATTCCTTTTCAAACCCTGCAGATTATCAAAAATATCTGATGATAACAAAGATATACAGAGAGCATCACGAACACTAATATATTGCTAGTCAAAATCTAAACTGGTAAAACCACTTTGATCAGcaatttggtttttgttgtttttgagacagtcttgctctgttgcccaggctggagtgcagtggcatgatctcagcttattacaacctctaccttcccgggtttaagcgattcttgtacctcagccttccaagtagttgggattacaggtggccaccaccacgcctggcttttttttttttaagtagagatggagtttcaccttattggccaggctggtctccaactcctgacctcaagtgatctgcccatctcagcatcccaaagtgctgggattacactacACCCAGCCTGATAAGCAATTTGGTATATGCACCCCGGCAACTCCACTTTTATGTACATATTCCAGGGACTATCTTGCAGGTGTGTACAAAGATGCAGGTCCAAGAATGTTCAGTGAAGTATGACTTTTAATAGCAAAACATATAGAATGACCCAACAGGTCCATCAATAGAACTGTGGGGTATATttcggtgttttagacatgaagtctttgcccatgcctatgtcctgaatggtagtgcctaggttttcttctagggtttttatggttttaggtctaacatttaagtcttaaatccatcttgaattaatttttgtataaggtgtaaggaagggatccagtttcagctttctacatatggctagccagttttccagcaccatttattaaatagggaatcctttcgccatttcttgtttttgtcaggtttgtcaaagatcagatggttatagatgtgtagtattatttctgaggtttctgttctgttccattggtctatatctctgtttttgtaccagtactatgctgttttggttactgtagccttgtagtacagtttgaagtcaggtagcgtgatgcctccagctttgttctttttgcttaggattgtcttggcaatgcgggctcttttttcggttccaattctgtgaagaaagtcattggtagcttgatggcgaTGGGCATTGAatctaaattaccttgggcagtatggctatttccacaatattgattcttcctatccatgagcatggaatgttcttccatttgtttgtgtcctcttttatttcgttgagcaagtgatttgtagttctccttgaagaggtccttcacatcccttgtaagttggattcctaggtattttattctctttgaagcaattgtgaatgggagttcactcatgatttggctctctgtctgttattggtgtataagaatgcttgtgatttttgcacattgattttgtatcctgagactttgctgaagttgcttatcagcttaaggagatttggggctgagaccaaaagcaatggcaacaaaagccaaaattgacaaatgggatctaattaaactaaagagcttctgcacagcaaaagaaactaccatcagagtgaacaggcaacctacagaatgggagaaaatttttgcaatctactcatctgacaaagggcgaatatccagaatctacaaagaattcaaacaaatttacaagaaaaaaacaaataaccccatcaaaaagtgggcaaaggatatgaacagacacttctcaaaagaagacatttatgcagccaacagacacatgaaaaaatgctcatcatcactggccatcagagaaatgcaaatcaaaaccacaatgagataccatctcacacgagttagaatggcgatcattaaaaagtcacaaaacaacaggtgctggagaggatgtggagaaatacaaatacttttacactgctggtgggactataaactagttcaaccattgtggaagacagtgtggcgattcctcaaggctctagaagtagaaataccatttgacccagccatcccattactgggtatatacccaaaggattataaatcatgctgctataaagacacatgcacacgtatgtttactgcagcactattcacaatagcaaagacttggaaccaacccaaatgtccatcaatgacagactagattaagaaaatgtggcacatatacaccatggaatactatgcagcaataaaaaaggatgagttcatgtcttttgtagggacatggatgaagctggaaaccatcattctgagcaaactatggcaagtacaaaaaaccaaacatcgcatgttctcactcataggtgggaattgaacaatgagaacacttggacacaggaaggggaacatcatacaccagggcctgtcgtggggtgaggggaggagggagggatagcaataggagatacacctaatgtaaatgacaagttaatgggtgcagcacaccaacaaggcacttactgacatatgtaacaaacctgcacgttgtgcacgtctGTCCTAtgatttaaagtattaaaaaaaaaaaagaactggtatATTTCTACAATGGACTACTATACCATGGTTGTAGTGAGGGAATCACACAGGGCCACCTTTAGCTTGTGTCTACACTtgtgagaacagaaaaaagattCACCTTACCCATCACCCCAGTAGATTAATTAGAGGAAGTCACTCTTTAAAGACAGATGCAACCCAGCAGACATGCAGTTTGGCAAGCAAACAGGGCCTCTGTGCTAAGAAAACGGCTTTAAATATCAGCCCAATAAATCTCATTAACATAATATTGAGTGACAAAAGCAAACTACAAAAACAATTGTACAGTATGATACCATTCATATtaagtttaaaaacatattagCCCTATGGTAtattgtttgttttggagacggagtcttcactctgtcacccaggctggagtgcagtggcgcgatctcagctcactgtaacctctgcctctcaggttcaagcaattctcctgcctcagcctcccgtgtaggggggaatacaggcgcccgccaccatgctgggctaatttttgtatttttagtagagacaaggttccgccatgttggccaggctggtctcgaactcctgacctcagatgatccacctgtcttggcctcccaaagtgctgggattacaggtgtgagccactgtacccagcaatATATTGTTTATTGATATATACAAGTGCAATAAGTAGGCAAACAAAACCAAATTGAGGATAGCAGCTACCCCTAGGCAGGGAGGGGTATACAGGGgtttaaatatcaaaaaaaaaaaaaaaaaaatctaaagcaaATATGGTAAAACATTGAAATTTGGCCAAGGCTGAAAGTATACAGATATTTGGTAAGTCCtgaaaactttacttttgtttgaaatctattttaaaaaaatacatcagaGCGCAGCCAGGCGTGATGCCTCATGCCCATAATGccagcatttggggaggtcaGGGCAAGCAGACTGCTTtaactcagaagttcaagaccagcctgggcaagatggtgaaactctgcctctacgaaaaatccagaaattagccaggcatggtggcatgcgcatgcagtctcagctacttgggaggctgaggtaggaggatcaggtgagcctgggaggttgaggctgcagtgtgccatgactgcaccactgcactccagcctgggcgacacagtgagaccctatctcaaaaaacaaaaaacaaatcagaagAAAAGCACAGAACTGACTTTCCTTAATCATAAATCGGTCATGTGGAATATCAACTGAAGAAACTCCCAaaatatagatgagaaaactgatggaAGAGGGGATAATGTGAAGGATAGAGAAGAGAGAGGTCAACATACAGGTAAAGGACATTCCAGAGTAAaaggcagccgggcgcggtggctcaagcctgtaatcccagcactttgggaggccaagacgggcgg
This genomic interval carries:
- the TTC19 gene encoding tetratricopeptide repeat protein 19, mitochondrial isoform X8, translated to MFLIGSRDKVFLWPGWSECSDMITAHCNFKLLIPSDPPTSASRRIRTTVEEKANTHLLLGMCLDACARYLLFSKQPSQAQRMYEKALQISEEIQGERHPQTIVLMSDLATTLDAQGRFDEAYIYMQRASDLARQINHPELHMVLSNLAAVLMHRETWDDRCITHTTIHEIFGSSKASRYTGKDCKESPSIQWSSSLSDGDEMRQHQPVTS
- the TTC19 gene encoding tetratricopeptide repeat protein 19, mitochondrial isoform X10, translating into MITAHCNFKLLIPSDPPTSASRRIRTTVEEKANTHLLLGMCLDACARYLLFSKQPSQAQRMYEKALQISEEIQGERHPQTIVLMSDLATTLDAQGRFDEAYIYMQRASDLARQINHPELHMVLSNLAAVLMHRETWDDRCITHTTIHEIFGSSKASRYTGKDCKESPSIQWSSSLSDGDEMRQHQPVTS
- the TTC19 gene encoding tetratricopeptide repeat protein 19, mitochondrial isoform X9, which produces MFLIGSRDKVFLWPGWSECSDMITAHCNFKLLIPSDPPTSASRRIRTTVEEKANTHLLLGMCLDACARYLLFSKQPSQAQRMYEKALQISEEIQGERHPQTIVLMSDLATTLDAQGRFDEAYIYMQRASDLARQINHPELHMVLSNLAAVLMHRERYTQAKEIYQEALKQAKLKKDEISVQHIREELAELSKKSRPLT